In Oryza brachyantha chromosome 2, ObraRS2, whole genome shotgun sequence, a single window of DNA contains:
- the LOC102700407 gene encoding lysine-specific demethylase JMJ25-like isoform X1, producing MPPKGKRGRGRPRKVPAAAKENGDKTVKEEETQISTEENGTGRTEAPRTVRKRKRVPAGDPSTTDPPPRQLRGRRNVPVVDYKEKKNMKKTDGTSTMCHQCQRNDSARVVRCQNGTENNRRHRYCVKCIKRWYPHLTELDFENFCPFCRNNCNCKTCLRANIKINDDKKDGGDHSKNKEYSLRIAHFLLPWLKRLHQEQMLEKYVEATIRKIDVCDLEVPLAQFNHDERMYCDNCRTSIVDFHRSCKNGHYDLCLSCCQELRQGLTPGSIVTRDTVGDVPKIEGKEGLQEGSSHNNALVQGASDQQNGIVIGSVAPPEDCTPSLRQWRANSNGSIPCPPKALGGCGDSNDCLLELRCLHEEKSIPDLLDKINSVVPELLDKVNSVVNKGTEQELGGSRCSCFTESGDYNETSRKSACRENSDGNYIYCPTAREVQSGALDHFQQHWLKGQPVIVRDVLELTSGLSWEPMVMWRALREKRDKKEQERLSVIALDCLTWFQVDINIHMFFEGYSRGAVGSEDLPVLLKLKDWPQHSSFEERLPRHGAEFMSALPFREYTDPKSGPLNLAVKLPEEVKKPDLGPKTYIAYGVPQELGIGDSVTKIHCDMSDAVNILMHTDELKLRAERITAIEKKKESLRNEDRKNLHVLRTDRDNDMSIALSASTEVPQPQGLQNGSSIKQPAPDVAVMDQGGVHTYIVADDAEGNSSPSNGKSPIQSDAHNMYITSSNGKASHSFCTVDGIEKVDNDFERESSNGVGPSESADCQRRSRRCDTSSSSATGEIDKTSMETNKFSISIEPKDGHPFVEGSQTEGGALWDIFRREDVSKLHDYLMKHAEEFRHYNYETVKQVSHPIHDQCFYLTNEHKRKLKKEYGVEPWTFEQKLGEAVFIPAGCPHQVRNLKSCIKVALDFVSPENLEECIRLTEEFRLLPKGHRVNEDKLEVKKIAFYAIKNAIEDITGNNCNERTKGEGKEETSAPGDS from the exons ATGCCGCCCAAGGGGAAGCGCGGGCGTGGGAGGCCGCGCAaggtccccgccgccgccaag GAAAACGGCGACAAGACAGTAAAGGAGGAGGAAACACAGATTTCTACTGAG GAGAATGGCACAGGGCGAACTGAGGCCCCAAGAACAGTAAGAAAGCGCAAGAGGGTTCCTGCTGGTGACCCTTCTACTACTGACCCTCCACCCAGGCAGCTCAGGGGTAGGCGGAACGTTCCGGTGGTAGACTACAAGGAGAAAAAG AACATGAAAAAGACCGATGGAACTTCAACCATGTGCCATCAGTGCCAGAGGAATGACAGTGCAAGAGTTGTGAGGTGCCAGAATGGTACTGAAAATAACAGGAGGCACAGATACTGTGTCAAGTGCATCAAGCGCTG GTACCCACATCTAACAGAGCTTGATTTTGAGAATTTCTGTCCGTTTTGTCGTAATAACTGCAATTGTAAGACTTGTCTGCGggcaaacataaaaattaat GATGACAAAAAGGATGGGGGTGATCATAGTAAGAATAAGGAATACTCTCTGCGCATAGCACACTTTTTGCTACCTTGGTTGAAACGGCTCCATCAAGAGCAGATGCTAGAGAAATATGTTGAGGCCACAATTAGAA AGATCGATGTATGCGACTTGGAGGTTCCTCTAGCTCAGTTTAATCATGATGAGCGGATGTACTG TGATAACTGCAGGACTTCTATTGTTGACTTCCACAGAAGTTGCAAAAATGGTCACTATGATCTCTGCCTCAGCTGCTGCCAGGAGTTGCGTCAAGGTCTTACTCCTGGTAGCATTGTCACACGTGACACAGTTGGTGATGTACCTAAAATAGAAGGCAAGGAAGGTTTGCAGGAGGGAAGTAGTCATAATAACGCTTTAGTTCAAGGGGCTTCTGATCAACAGAATGGCATAGTGATAGGTAGTGTGGCTCCTCCAGAGGATTGCACTCCTAGTTTGAGGCAATGGAGGGCAAATAGCAATGGAAGCATACCATGCCCGCCTAAAGCATTAGGTGGTTGCGGAGACTCCAACGACTGTCTTCTTGAACTTAGGTGCTTACATGAGGAGAAGTCTATTCCTGATTTACTGGATAAAATCAATTCAGTAGTTCCTGAGTTACTGGATAAAGTCAATTCAGTAGTCAATAAGGGAACAGAGCAAGAGTTGGGAGGTTCTAGATGTTCCTGCTTCACTGAATCTGGTGATTACAATGAAACATCACGGAAATCAGCTTGCAGAGAGAACTCTGATGGTAACTACATATATTGTCCAACTGCTAGGGAAGTTCAAAGTGGAGCTTTAGATCATTTTCAGCAGCACTGGTTGAAGGGTCAGCCTGTCATTGTTCGTGACGTTCTTGAGCTAACTTCTGGACTGAGCTGGGAGCCAATGGTTATGTGGCGGGCCTTACGAGAAAAGAGAGACAAGAAAGAGCAAGAGCGGCTCTCTGTTATAGCTCTTGATTGTCTGACATGGTTTCAG GTCGATATAAATATTCACATGTTCTTTGAGGGGTATTCCCGTGGAGCTGTTGGCTCGGAGGATTTGCCTGTGCTACTTAAGCTTAAAGATTGGCCACAACATAGTTCCTTTGAGGAGCGCCTGCCACGACATGGTGCTGAGTTCATGTCTGCACTACCATTTCGTGAGTACACAGATCCAAAATCTGGTCCACTTAATCTGGCAGTGAAGCTTCCAGAAGAAGTTAAAAAGCCAGATCTTGGTCCAAAGACATACATTGCTTATGGTGTCCCCCAAGAGTTGGGAATAGGTGATTCTGTTACGAAGATTCATTGCGACATGTCTGATGCG GTTAATATTCTCATGCATACTGATGAGTTAAAACTCAGAGCTGAAAGAATAACAGcaatagagaaaaagaaagagagctTACGTAACGAAGATAGAAAGAATCTTCATGTTCTGCGAACAGATCGTGACAATGATATGTCAATCGCTCTCAGTGCATCAACTGAAGTGCCACAACCTCAAGGACTTCAAAATGGCTCAAGCATTAAGCAGCCAGCACCAGATGTTGCTGTAATGGACCAGGGTGGTGTTCATACATATATTGTAGCTGATGATGCTGAGGGGAACTCAAGTCCGTCTAATGGGAAATCACCCATTCAAAGTGATGCGCATAATATGTATATTACTTCTTCCAATGGGAAAGCGAGCCATTCTTTCTGCACAGTTGATGGTATAGAGAAGGTGGACAATGACTTTGAGAGGGAATCTTCTAATGGTGTAGGGCCATCTGAATCTGCTGATTGCCAAAGACGGAGTAGGCGGTGTGATACTAGCTCTTCCAGTGCAACAGGGGAAATAGACAAAACCAGCATGGAGACTAACAAATTTTCCATATCTATTGAGCCCAAAGATGGTCACCCATTTGTTGAGGGAAGCCAGACAGAGGGCGGTGCCCTGTGGGATATCTTCCGACGTGAAGATGTCAGCAAATTGCATGATTATCTGATGAAGCATGCAGAAGAGTTTAGACATTATAACTATGAAACAGTCAAACAG GTTTCTCATCCTATACATGATCAATGCTTTTATCTAACAAATGAGCACAAGAGAAAGCTCAAGAAAGAATATG GAGTTGAGCCTTGGACATTTGAACAGAAACTTGGCGAGGCTGTGTTTATCCCAGCAGGATGTCCCCACCAGGTCAGGAATTTGAAG TCGTGTATAAAGGTTGCTCTTGACTTTGTTTCTCCGGAAAATCTGGAAGAGTGCATCAGGTTAACAGAAGAATTTCGCTTGCTTCCAAAGGGTCATAGGGTGAATGAAGACAAACTAGAG GTTAAGAAGATAGCTTTTTATGCAATTAAAAATGCTATTGAGGATATCACCGGAAACAATTGCAATGAAAG GACAAAGGGTGAAGGGAAAGAGGAGACATCTGCCCCCGGTGATAGTTAA
- the LOC102700407 gene encoding lysine-specific demethylase JMJ25-like isoform X2, with protein sequence MPPKGKRGRGRPRKVPAAAKENGDKTVKEEETQISTEENGTGRTEAPRTVRKRKRVPAGDPSTTDPPPRQLRGRRNVPVVDYKEKKNMKKTDGTSTMCHQCQRNDSARVVRCQNGTENNRRHRYCVKCIKRWYPHLTELDFENFCPFCRNNCNCKTCLRANIKINDDKKDGGDHSKNKEYSLRIAHFLLPWLKRLHQEQMLEKYVEATIRKIDVCDLEVPLAQFNHDERMYCDNCRTSIVDFHRSCKNGHYDLCLSCCQELRQGLTPGSIVTRDTVGDVPKIEGKEGLQEGSSHNNALVQGASDQQNGIVIGSVAPPEDCTPSLRQWRANSNGSIPCPPKALGGCGDSNDCLLELRCLHEEKSIPDLLDKINSVVPELLDKVNSVVNKGTEQELGGSRCSCFTESGDYNETSRKSACRENSDGNYIYCPTAREVQSGALDHFQQHWLKGQPVIVRDVLELTSGLSWEPMVMWRALREKRDKKEQERLSVIALDCLTWFQVDINIHMFFEGYSRGAVGSEDLPVLLKLKDWPQHSSFEERLPRHGAEFMSALPFREYTDPKSGPLNLAVKLPEEVKKPDLGPKTYIAYGVPQELGIGDSVTKIHCDMSDAVNILMHTDELKLRAERITAIEKKKESLRNEDRKNLHVLRTDRDNDMSIALSASTEVPQPQGLQNGSSIKQPAPDVAVMDQGGVHTYIVADDAEGNSSPSNGKSPIQSDAHNMYITSSNGKASHSFCTVDGIEKVDNDFERESSNGVGPSESADCQRRSRRCDTSSSSATGEIDKTSMETNKFSISIEPKDGHPFVEGSQTEGGALWDIFRREDVSKLHDYLMKHAEEFRHYNYETVKQVSHPIHDQCFYLTNEHKRKLKKEYGVEPWTFEQKLGEAVFIPAGCPHQVRNLKSCIKVALDFVSPENLEECIRLTEEFRLLPKGHRVNEDKLEDKG encoded by the exons ATGCCGCCCAAGGGGAAGCGCGGGCGTGGGAGGCCGCGCAaggtccccgccgccgccaag GAAAACGGCGACAAGACAGTAAAGGAGGAGGAAACACAGATTTCTACTGAG GAGAATGGCACAGGGCGAACTGAGGCCCCAAGAACAGTAAGAAAGCGCAAGAGGGTTCCTGCTGGTGACCCTTCTACTACTGACCCTCCACCCAGGCAGCTCAGGGGTAGGCGGAACGTTCCGGTGGTAGACTACAAGGAGAAAAAG AACATGAAAAAGACCGATGGAACTTCAACCATGTGCCATCAGTGCCAGAGGAATGACAGTGCAAGAGTTGTGAGGTGCCAGAATGGTACTGAAAATAACAGGAGGCACAGATACTGTGTCAAGTGCATCAAGCGCTG GTACCCACATCTAACAGAGCTTGATTTTGAGAATTTCTGTCCGTTTTGTCGTAATAACTGCAATTGTAAGACTTGTCTGCGggcaaacataaaaattaat GATGACAAAAAGGATGGGGGTGATCATAGTAAGAATAAGGAATACTCTCTGCGCATAGCACACTTTTTGCTACCTTGGTTGAAACGGCTCCATCAAGAGCAGATGCTAGAGAAATATGTTGAGGCCACAATTAGAA AGATCGATGTATGCGACTTGGAGGTTCCTCTAGCTCAGTTTAATCATGATGAGCGGATGTACTG TGATAACTGCAGGACTTCTATTGTTGACTTCCACAGAAGTTGCAAAAATGGTCACTATGATCTCTGCCTCAGCTGCTGCCAGGAGTTGCGTCAAGGTCTTACTCCTGGTAGCATTGTCACACGTGACACAGTTGGTGATGTACCTAAAATAGAAGGCAAGGAAGGTTTGCAGGAGGGAAGTAGTCATAATAACGCTTTAGTTCAAGGGGCTTCTGATCAACAGAATGGCATAGTGATAGGTAGTGTGGCTCCTCCAGAGGATTGCACTCCTAGTTTGAGGCAATGGAGGGCAAATAGCAATGGAAGCATACCATGCCCGCCTAAAGCATTAGGTGGTTGCGGAGACTCCAACGACTGTCTTCTTGAACTTAGGTGCTTACATGAGGAGAAGTCTATTCCTGATTTACTGGATAAAATCAATTCAGTAGTTCCTGAGTTACTGGATAAAGTCAATTCAGTAGTCAATAAGGGAACAGAGCAAGAGTTGGGAGGTTCTAGATGTTCCTGCTTCACTGAATCTGGTGATTACAATGAAACATCACGGAAATCAGCTTGCAGAGAGAACTCTGATGGTAACTACATATATTGTCCAACTGCTAGGGAAGTTCAAAGTGGAGCTTTAGATCATTTTCAGCAGCACTGGTTGAAGGGTCAGCCTGTCATTGTTCGTGACGTTCTTGAGCTAACTTCTGGACTGAGCTGGGAGCCAATGGTTATGTGGCGGGCCTTACGAGAAAAGAGAGACAAGAAAGAGCAAGAGCGGCTCTCTGTTATAGCTCTTGATTGTCTGACATGGTTTCAG GTCGATATAAATATTCACATGTTCTTTGAGGGGTATTCCCGTGGAGCTGTTGGCTCGGAGGATTTGCCTGTGCTACTTAAGCTTAAAGATTGGCCACAACATAGTTCCTTTGAGGAGCGCCTGCCACGACATGGTGCTGAGTTCATGTCTGCACTACCATTTCGTGAGTACACAGATCCAAAATCTGGTCCACTTAATCTGGCAGTGAAGCTTCCAGAAGAAGTTAAAAAGCCAGATCTTGGTCCAAAGACATACATTGCTTATGGTGTCCCCCAAGAGTTGGGAATAGGTGATTCTGTTACGAAGATTCATTGCGACATGTCTGATGCG GTTAATATTCTCATGCATACTGATGAGTTAAAACTCAGAGCTGAAAGAATAACAGcaatagagaaaaagaaagagagctTACGTAACGAAGATAGAAAGAATCTTCATGTTCTGCGAACAGATCGTGACAATGATATGTCAATCGCTCTCAGTGCATCAACTGAAGTGCCACAACCTCAAGGACTTCAAAATGGCTCAAGCATTAAGCAGCCAGCACCAGATGTTGCTGTAATGGACCAGGGTGGTGTTCATACATATATTGTAGCTGATGATGCTGAGGGGAACTCAAGTCCGTCTAATGGGAAATCACCCATTCAAAGTGATGCGCATAATATGTATATTACTTCTTCCAATGGGAAAGCGAGCCATTCTTTCTGCACAGTTGATGGTATAGAGAAGGTGGACAATGACTTTGAGAGGGAATCTTCTAATGGTGTAGGGCCATCTGAATCTGCTGATTGCCAAAGACGGAGTAGGCGGTGTGATACTAGCTCTTCCAGTGCAACAGGGGAAATAGACAAAACCAGCATGGAGACTAACAAATTTTCCATATCTATTGAGCCCAAAGATGGTCACCCATTTGTTGAGGGAAGCCAGACAGAGGGCGGTGCCCTGTGGGATATCTTCCGACGTGAAGATGTCAGCAAATTGCATGATTATCTGATGAAGCATGCAGAAGAGTTTAGACATTATAACTATGAAACAGTCAAACAG GTTTCTCATCCTATACATGATCAATGCTTTTATCTAACAAATGAGCACAAGAGAAAGCTCAAGAAAGAATATG GAGTTGAGCCTTGGACATTTGAACAGAAACTTGGCGAGGCTGTGTTTATCCCAGCAGGATGTCCCCACCAGGTCAGGAATTTGAAG TCGTGTATAAAGGTTGCTCTTGACTTTGTTTCTCCGGAAAATCTGGAAGAGTGCATCAGGTTAACAGAAGAATTTCGCTTGCTTCCAAAGGGTCATAGGGTGAATGAAGACAAACTAGAG GACAAAGGGTGA
- the LOC121053553 gene encoding protein ROH1-like encodes MAAAEPPPPTGMGFLGLLSFRRSATAVASFDPAQDDELQVLDALQAHVADRLAALSSSVSGSQAPLLSLAFLSKLLDAVLSSDEAFREVLGIGPVAAALSRPPADRLAVDLLDRAVKTLDILNAVSLTLASLRGSHRAALTAASCLLAPPLHRAHFGRARRAISRLFPDAAKLAAAPSPTCRTGAGRALSFSVSRNWSSSRHVNAMAAHLAPPPQSPSAASAGAGCGLGLALYTMSSVLVFCMWALVAAVPCQDRASAASNPPVAPPKQVQWAAPMSALQERIADEWRKKDKKGSSSGLAAMTGLLAEMQAVERAARELSSLLEEVAEEEEEEELVMGVREQRADDVVERAQALAAACHALEEGLAPLERQVRAVFHRVVASRGEVMRIMEHSARSSSAAAAASGSSASPHHHSF; translated from the coding sequence atggccgccgccgagccgccgccgcccaccgggATGGGATTCCTCGGCCTGCTCAGCTTCCGCCgcagcgccaccgccgtcgcctccttcGACCCCGCGCAGGACGACGAGCTGCAGGTGCTCGACGCCCTCCAGGCCCACGTCGCcgaccgcctcgccgcgctctcctcctccgtctccgGCAGTCAGGCCCCGCTCCTGTCTCTTGCCTTCCTCTCCAAGCTGCTCGACGCGGTGCTCTCCTCTGACGAGGCCTTCCGCGAGGTGCTCGGGATcggccccgtcgccgccgcgctctccaGGCCGCCGGCCGACCGCCTCGCTGTCGATCTCCTCGACCGCGCCGTCAAGACCCTTGATATACTCAACGCGGTCTCCCTCACGCTCGCGTCGCTCCGGGGCTCGCACCGCGCGGCGCTTACCGCGGCGTCTTGCCTCCTCGCCCCGCCTCTGCACCGCGCCCACttcggccgcgcgcgccgggCCATCTCCAGGCTGTTCCCGGACGCCgccaagctcgccgccgcgccttcCCCGACATGCCGCACCGGCGCGGGACGCGCGCTGTCCTTCAGCGTGTCCAGGAACTGGTCCTCCAGTCGCCACGTGAACGCCATGGCGGCGcacctcgcgccgccgccgcagtcgcCCTCGGCCGcttccgccggcgccgggtgCGGGCTTGGGCTGGCCCTCTACACCATGAGCTCGGTTCTCGTCTTCTGCATGTGGGCGCTGGTTGCGGCGGTGCCGTGCCAGGACCGGGCGTCCGCGGCTTCCAATCccccggtggcgccgccgaaGCAGGTGCAGTGGGCGGCGCCGATGTCTGCTCTCCAGGAGCGGATCGCCGACGAGTGGAGGAAAAAGGACAAGAAAGGGTCTTCGTCCGGGTTAGCGGCGATGACGGGGCTCCTCGCCGAGATGCAAGCCGTGGAGCGCGCCGCGCGGGAGCTGAGCAGTCTCCTCGAGGAagtcgccgaggaggaggaggaggaggagctggtgATGGGCGTGAGAGAGCAGCGCGCGGACGACGTGGTCGAGCGCGCCCaggctctcgccgccgcgtgccATGCTCTGGAGGAAGGCCTCGCGCCGCTGGAGCGGCAGGTGCGCGCCGTGTtccaccgcgtcgtcgccagcCGCGGCGAGGTGATGCGCATCATGGAGCACAGCgcgcgcagcagcagcgcggcggcggcggcatccggaTCCAGCGCGTCGCCGCACCACCATTCCTTCTGA
- the LOC102702719 gene encoding diphosphomevalonate decarboxylase MVD1, peroxisomal-like, with product MAAEEGQWVLMATGRSPTNIAVIKYWGKRDEALILPVNDSISVTLDPDHLSATTTVAVSPSFPSDRMWLNGQEISLSGGRFQSCLREIRKRAQDVEDEKGIRIKKEDWEKLHVHIASYNNFPTAAGLASSAAGFACLVFTLGKLMNVKEDYGELSSIARQGSGSACRSIYGGFVKWCMGKNDDGSDSIAVQLADETHWNDLVIIIAVVSSKQKETSSTSGMRDSVETSPLLQYRAQTVVPNRVLKMEEAIKSHNFESFAKLTCADSNQFHAVCLDTSPPIFYMNDTSHRIISLVEKWNHSEGTPQVAYTFDAGPNAVLIAPNRKNAALLLKKLLYCFPPQDNDLSSYMVGDKSILSDAGVKSIEDVEALPAPAEMKTPSQQFKGDVSYFICSRLGAGPKVVTDESLALIDSFTGLPKGV from the exons ATGGCCGCGGAGGAGGGGCAGTGGGTGCTCATGGCCACCGGCCGCTCTCCCACCAACATAGCCGTCATCAAGTACTGGGGGAAGCGGGACGAGGCGCTCATCCTCCCCGTCAACGACAGCATCAGTGTCACCCTCGACCCCGACCATCtctccgccaccaccacggTCGCCGTCAGCCCTTCCTTCCCCTCCGACAGGATGTGGCTCAACGGCCAG GAGATCTCCTTATCAGGTGGGAGGTTTCAGAGCTGCCTGAGGGAGATCCGCAAGCGTGCTCAAGATGTTGAAGATGAGAAGGGGATTAGGATCAAGAAAGAGGACTGGGAGAAGTTACATGTACACATAGCATCGTACAACAACTTCCCCACTGCTGCTGGTTTGGCCTCTTCAGCTGCTGGCTTTGCTTGTCTTG TTTTCACCCTTGGAAAGCTAATGAATGTCAAAGAAGATTATGGGGAACTTTCTTCCATAGCAAG GCAAGGGTCTGGAAGTGCATGCCGCAGTATCTATGGTGGATTTGTGAAATGGTGTATGGGAAAA AATGATGATGGAAGTGACAGCATAGCTGTACAGCTTGCTGATGAGACACACTGGAATGATCTTGTTATTATCATAGCAGTG GTCAGTTCAAAGCAGAAGGAAACGAGTAGCACTAGTGGGATGCGAGACAGTGTTGAAACAAGTCCCCTTTTGCAATATAGGGCCCAG ACTGTAGTTCCAAATCGGGTGTTGAAAATGGAAGAGGCTATCAAATCTCATAATTTCGAGTCCTTTGCCAAGTTAACTTGTGCAGATAGCAACCAGTTTCATGCTGTATGTTTGGACACGAGCCCGCCCATCTTCTATATGAATGATACATCACACAG GATAATTAGCCTTGTGGAGAAGTGGAACCACTCGGAAGGAACCCCACAG GTTGCGTACACATTTGATGCTGGGCCTAATGCTGTCCTAATTGCACCAAACCGCAAGAATGCTGCACTTCTCCTTAAGAAGCTCTTGTATTGTTTCCCTCCTCAAGATAATGATCTCAGCAG CTATATGGTTGGTGACAAATCAATCCTAAGTGATGCCGGAGTGAAATCGATAGAAGATGTCGAGGCTTTGCCGGCTCCTGCAGAGATGAAGACCCCGAGCCAACAATTCAAGGGAGATGTTAGCTACTTCATCTGTAGCAGGCTTGGAGCTGGCCCAAAAGTTGTCACGGATGAAAGCCTAGCATTGATCGATTCCTTCACTGGCCTTCCGAAAGGAGTGTAG